GAGCGCCGAGGAGGTGCGGGTCATGCCGGTGGTGATCCGGTACGCGTGGCCGAGCGAGCTCGACCTCATGGCGCAGCTGGCCGGGCTGCGGCTCCGTCACCGCTGGGCGGACTGGAGCCGGGCGCCGTTCACCGCCGCGAGTCGGGCCCAGATCGCCGTGTACGACGAGCAACGATCCTGACGCGACAGACACCGCCCGGATACCGACGGGGCGTGGTGATCGGCACCTTCGGGTGCCACTACGCTCACGCACCTGCCGGCCTGGGCGAGGAGCATCGCATGGCGGTCATCAAGACGATCGATCTGGTCGGCGTCTCGACGGACTCCTGGCGCGACGCCGCGCATCAGGCGCTCGACGAGGCCAACCGCACGCTCCGCCACATCGAAGGCTTCGACGTCCTGGAGACCTCCGCGGTCGTGCGCGACGGTCAGATCGCTGAGTACCACA
The Actinomycetota bacterium DNA segment above includes these coding regions:
- a CDS encoding dodecin family protein gives rise to the protein MAVIKTIDLVGVSTDSWRDAAHQALDEANRTLRHIEGFDVLETSAVVRDGQIAEYHTHVRIKFRIQR